CCTGCGCCCCGGTGGCCGGGCCTTCCTGGTCGACAACCGCCACCAACCCACGCCGGGCGTCTCCGGCGGCGACCCCTACGTGGTCGAGTACCTGCCCGACCTCCACCGCCGCCGGCTGGAGGACGGCCGCGAGTTCCACGTGGTCAAGGTCACCTACGGGCCCGACGAGCTCGCCGCCCTGCTCCAGGCGGACGGCTGGCAGCCCTCCATAGACGCCACTGAGTGGTTCCTGTACGGCTGGGCCCAGCCCGCCGACCCGGGAGTGCAGTAGAGGGCTGCGAGCACGGTCCGTGGTGCTCCGCTAGGTTGGCCTCGGCTGGGCTTTGCGGGAAACCTGGTTCGAGGAAGGCGGGGGACGAGAATGAAGAACGCTGTTCGGGGCGCGACCGGAGCAGTCACACTGCTGGCGTTGCTGTTCGTGAACACATCCGCGGGCGCACAGACGGGGGACCGTACGCCCGCGCCCACGGGGGCCGTCCAGGTCACCGCCAACCCACTGCCCGTACGCGCCCATTCCTCGCCCCAGATCGCCATGAACCCCCGCACCGGCGAGCTCGTGGTCGTCGAGGCCGACGTGCGCACCGACCGCGCCTGTCGCGTCCACCTGTCGCTCGACCACGGTAGGACCTGGCGACCCGGCGGCAACCCGATGTCGTCGCCGTTCGACGATTGCAGCTTCTATGCCGAGTACGGGCCGTACGCGACGGCCGCTTTCGGCCGCGACGGGACGCTGTACATCGCGTTCGTGGCCAGCGAGCTCCTCGCCCGGAGCCGCAACGACGTCCCCCGCCACGTGTTCCTGGCCCGCTCCACCGACAGTGGGCGTACGTTCCAGACGACCCGGGTCTTCGACGCCCCGGACGGCGACCAGAACCGGGGCCTCAACAAGGGCCCCATGGTGGCCGTCGACCCCCGCGACCCGGCCAAGGTGTACGTGGGCTGGCGCCAGGGCGTCTTCACGGCCACCACCACCGAGAAGCTCAAGACCAACATCGCAGCCTCACACGACGGTGGGCGCACGTTCCGCCCACCCGTGGAGATATCCGGCACCCCCGGCGGTGACTACCCCGCCATCGCGGTCGACGGCCGCGGCACGGTGCACGCCGTCTACTGGGCGCGCACGTTCGGCGTCCCCCCGACGCCGTCGGGCCAGCAGGCACCCCTGCGGCCGATCATGTACTCCCGCTCGACCGACGGAGGCGCCACCTTCACGCCGGCCACCGAGATCGACCCCGGCAACCAGTCCGCGTCGCGACCGGCGATGCTGGCCGCCGACCCGTCCTCGGGCAACCTCTACCTCGTCTGGCATGGCCACGCCGAGCCCAACAACACCGGCCCGCAGTTCGACGGCGACCTCGAGATCTTCGTCCGGACGTCGACCGACGGCGGCGACACCTGGGGAGAACGCGTCCTCGTCAACGACGACACCGTGAACGCCAACCAGTACGAGCCGGGGGTCTCCGTAGCCCCCAGCGGGCGGGTCGACATCGCCTGGTACGACTTCCGGCACAGCCCGACACCGCCGCTGGTGAGCCCCGGCCACAACGGCGACAAGGGGACGTCGGACGTCTATTACAGCTACTCCACCGACGGCGGCCGGACCTTCGCCCCCAACGTCCGGGTCACCGATCGCAGCATCGACCGCTCGGTGGGCGTGTGGGGCAACGACATCAACAGCA
The Actinomycetota bacterium genome window above contains:
- a CDS encoding sialidase family protein, whose translation is MKNAVRGATGAVTLLALLFVNTSAGAQTGDRTPAPTGAVQVTANPLPVRAHSSPQIAMNPRTGELVVVEADVRTDRACRVHLSLDHGRTWRPGGNPMSSPFDDCSFYAEYGPYATAAFGRDGTLYIAFVASELLARSRNDVPRHVFLARSTDSGRTFQTTRVFDAPDGDQNRGLNKGPMVAVDPRDPAKVYVGWRQGVFTATTTEKLKTNIAASHDGGRTFRPPVEISGTPGGDYPAIAVDGRGTVHAVYWARTFGVPPTPSGQQAPLRPIMYSRSTDGGATFTPATEIDPGNQSASRPAMLAADPSSGNLYLVWHGHAEPNNTGPQFDGDLEIFVRTSTDGGDTWGERVLVNDDTVNANQYEPGVSVAPSGRVDIAWYDFRHSPTPPLVSPGHNGDKGTSDVYYSYSTDGGRTFAPNVRVTDRSIDRSVGVWGNDINSKFNIGIASSDQAVHLAWQDSRNAVGETHSEDVYAAAVWLDGAQAVTTGATAGTPGWLLLAAGLALGLGAAAVGAWALARRAVATPGRGSPVAT